The Patescibacteria group bacterium genome includes a window with the following:
- a CDS encoding glutaredoxin family protein produces MSYQEHIEVVEGKQPKSKIMLYGLSTCMWCEKAKELLDELGIAYSHLTVDQLEGADQDEAYELVSKYNPDQSFPTIVLDDGKRVIIGFSEDELRALAA; encoded by the coding sequence ATGTCTTATCAAGAACATATCGAAGTAGTGGAGGGGAAGCAGCCGAAGAGCAAAATCATGCTTTACGGCTTAAGCACTTGCATGTGGTGCGAAAAAGCCAAAGAACTTTTGGACGAACTGGGAATTGCTTACAGCCATCTGACGGTTGATCAACTGGAGGGCGCCGATCAGGATGAAGCTTATGAATTGGTTTCCAAATATAATCCTGACCAATCTTTCCCGACAATTGTTTTGGACGACGGCAAAAGAGTGATCATCGGTTTTAGCGAAGACGAATTGCGAGCTTTGGCCGCATAA
- a CDS encoding dihydroorotate dehydrogenase, with translation MEEQMSANAEVLSIKETKDGSEIFLFRLRVPGIEKSKIKPGQFVTLRPLNSKRMRRPFSIAMINGDVLYLIIEAVGGESSNTRLYAKLQPGAELEICGPCGQGFELPPEKNLLFVSGGTGEVGLYSLVKDSIRAGKNVQFLKGARTEKKLLGNKILIDFGIFPTDIQSICEDDPVNGGKVTDLLREALAEKKPDTAVIACGPRPMLRKVNELCVEYGAPCFVSVEVLMACSTGACQGCAIKMTDKTFRQACKHGPIFPADKIDWSEFVLEKEKSEESEVTVKSKKDPADDPLLTILRGKSGRTLKFGLPITNGSGCFDEKTAREFGGDLDIVVTKTVTLEERPGNRGPRICETDCGGMINSIGLANVGVKRFIKEKWPLWQALGKQIIVNIAEDSTPKFVELVELLNPLDFAAYEVNVSCPNVKVGGMTFGVESGVVYRLVTEIRKATDKYLIIKLTPNVTNIAEIGHAVDDAGADAVSAINTLKGMVIDTQTFRPKIGTNYGGYSGHPIMPVAVAEVSKLFQSKLKIPIIGGGGITCVDDAAQFLLVGAAAVFVGTETFPNKHVFQDIRNGLPKFLERHGLSHVSQLTGKVKMFQ, from the coding sequence ATGGAGGAACAAATGTCGGCCAATGCGGAAGTTCTCAGTATCAAAGAAACCAAGGACGGATCGGAAATCTTTCTCTTCCGACTGCGGGTTCCGGGAATTGAAAAATCAAAAATCAAACCCGGGCAATTCGTTACTTTGCGGCCGTTGAACAGCAAGCGGATGAGGCGGCCATTTTCCATCGCCATGATCAACGGCGACGTGCTTTATCTGATCATCGAAGCGGTCGGCGGCGAATCGTCCAACACGAGATTATATGCCAAGCTTCAGCCCGGAGCTGAATTAGAAATTTGCGGCCCGTGCGGCCAGGGCTTTGAACTGCCGCCCGAAAAGAATCTGCTTTTCGTCAGCGGCGGAACCGGCGAAGTGGGATTGTATTCTCTGGTAAAGGATTCGATTCGAGCCGGAAAAAATGTGCAATTCCTTAAAGGCGCCCGGACGGAGAAGAAGCTGCTCGGCAATAAGATCTTGATCGATTTCGGAATTTTTCCGACCGACATCCAAAGCATCTGCGAAGACGATCCGGTTAACGGCGGGAAAGTTACGGATCTTTTGCGCGAAGCCCTGGCCGAAAAAAAACCGGATACGGCGGTGATCGCCTGCGGCCCGCGGCCGATGCTGCGCAAGGTCAACGAGCTATGCGTCGAGTACGGCGCGCCCTGTTTTGTTTCAGTCGAAGTATTGATGGCTTGCAGTACCGGCGCTTGCCAAGGTTGCGCCATCAAAATGACTGACAAAACTTTTCGGCAGGCTTGCAAGCACGGACCGATCTTTCCGGCGGACAAAATCGATTGGTCAGAATTCGTCCTGGAAAAGGAAAAAAGCGAGGAATCGGAAGTAACCGTCAAATCGAAAAAAGATCCGGCGGACGATCCCTTGCTGACTATCCTCCGCGGGAAAAGCGGCCGGACCCTTAAGTTCGGTTTGCCGATTACCAACGGCTCGGGCTGTTTTGATGAAAAAACCGCCCGGGAATTCGGCGGCGATTTGGATATTGTCGTTACTAAAACGGTAACGCTTGAAGAACGTCCGGGAAATCGCGGTCCGCGAATCTGTGAAACTGATTGCGGCGGGATGATCAACTCGATCGGCTTGGCCAACGTCGGCGTCAAGCGGTTTATCAAAGAAAAATGGCCGCTCTGGCAGGCATTGGGCAAGCAGATAATAGTCAATATTGCCGAAGATTCGACCCCGAAATTTGTCGAGTTGGTAGAACTGCTTAATCCGCTGGATTTCGCCGCCTACGAGGTAAATGTCTCTTGCCCTAATGTTAAAGTAGGCGGAATGACTTTCGGCGTCGAATCGGGTGTTGTCTATCGCCTGGTCACGGAAATCCGTAAAGCTACGGACAAATATCTTATCATCAAGCTGACGCCGAACGTTACCAATATCGCGGAGATCGGTCACGCGGTAGATGACGCCGGAGCTGATGCTGTTTCAGCCATCAACACCTTGAAAGGAATGGTGATTGATACTCAAACTTTCCGGCCCAAGATCGGCACGAATTATGGCGGCTATTCCGGCCATCCGATAATGCCGGTGGCGGTCGCCGAGGTGAGCAAGCTCTTTCAGTCGAAACTGAAAATTCCGATCATCGGCGGCGGCGGAATCACCTGTGTCGACGATGCGGCGCAATTCTTGCTGGTGGGGGCGGCGGCAGTTTTCGTCGGCACCGAGACTTTTCCCAATAAGCACGTTTTTCAAGACATCAGAAACGGCTTGCCGAAATTTCTCGAGCGCCATGGCCTGTCTCACGTCAGCCAACTGACGGGAAAGGTAAAAATGTTCCAGTAA
- a CDS encoding dihydroorotase family protein, producing the protein MDKLSFMLPKRIIDGHVHGRDMDQAKKSTVLQIVYEAVLSGLGIICLMPNTDPPINNLLVLKRYLNLIDHAQECFGYSVLCYVLFGVTDNNLTECEKALEDPKVVGLKIYPWGNGKPVTTGTCGVANPATIIAAMRLAKAKDKVVEVHCDDPEIIAAEGYTIRAEVEYDRMVIECMRQVPGARVKICHVSCWAGAELILAAQAEGLRIALEICAQYLWFDDQGANWRPGLSPNYYQCLNRLRGPDQREKLVGLLSQDSNLIIVSSDHAPHTKLEKLAKDFPSGIVSLHERVPVAVTFAKRLNISEAQVARLISFNEADFLGLTIDRELVPVEIVEREDDFVYNNGAVENPWLGSKMFFPDWKDLPFRPEVIF; encoded by the coding sequence ATGGATAAATTATCCTTTATGCTGCCCAAGCGCATTATCGACGGCCACGTCCATGGCCGGGATATGGACCAGGCAAAAAAGTCGACCGTGCTTCAGATTGTTTATGAAGCTGTGCTTTCCGGTTTGGGCATTATTTGTCTGATGCCGAACACGGATCCGCCGATCAATAATCTGCTGGTTTTGAAGCGCTATTTGAATCTGATTGATCACGCCCAGGAATGTTTTGGCTATTCTGTTCTCTGCTACGTTTTGTTCGGCGTGACCGATAATAATCTCACGGAATGCGAAAAAGCCCTGGAAGATCCCAAAGTGGTCGGTTTGAAGATTTATCCTTGGGGTAACGGCAAACCCGTAACTACCGGAACGTGCGGCGTGGCAAATCCGGCGACGATCATCGCGGCCATGCGCTTGGCCAAAGCCAAGGACAAAGTGGTCGAGGTTCACTGCGATGATCCGGAAATAATCGCCGCCGAAGGCTACACGATCAGGGCGGAAGTAGAATATGATCGAATGGTCATTGAATGCATGCGGCAAGTGCCGGGAGCCAGAGTAAAGATCTGCCATGTTTCTTGCTGGGCCGGCGCCGAACTTATTTTGGCGGCCCAGGCCGAGGGCTTGCGGATCGCCTTGGAAATATGCGCTCAATATCTCTGGTTCGATGACCAGGGCGCCAATTGGCGGCCAGGGCTGTCGCCCAATTATTATCAGTGTTTGAATCGTTTGCGCGGTCCGGATCAGCGGGAAAAACTGGTCGGGTTGCTTTCTCAAGACAGCAATTTGATCATTGTTTCTTCCGATCACGCGCCGCATACGAAGCTGGAAAAGCTGGCCAAAGATTTTCCCAGCGGCATTGTTTCATTGCACGAAAGAGTTCCGGTCGCGGTGACTTTTGCCAAGCGCCTTAATATTTCGGAGGCGCAAGTGGCCCGGCTGATCTCTTTCAATGAAGCTGATTTTTTGGGACTCACCATTGATCGCGAGCTGGTTCCGGTGGAAATCGTCGAAAGAGAAGACGATTTTGTTTACAATAACGGAGCCGTGGAAAATCCTTGGTTAGGAAGCAAAATGTTTTTTCCGGACTGGAAGGATTTGCCATTCAGGCCCGAAGTTATTTTCTAG
- a CDS encoding ferredoxin-thioredoxin reductase catalytic domain-containing protein, whose protein sequence is MEKIVIPPNETEDLFNKLTLQGAGRGYFLNHNEKMAKSLCEALLKNEKRYGHQVCPCRLSAGSREADLDVICPCDYRDPDLLQYGVCYCGLYVTKKIFNDKTPTKPIPERRPNKEIRLQNKQKYMEEQNQPKNINKLPYPVMRCSVCGYICARDEAPEVCPICGASHDRFQRFI, encoded by the coding sequence ATGGAAAAAATAGTCATTCCGCCAAATGAAACCGAAGACCTGTTTAACAAACTGACTCTGCAAGGAGCCGGCCGTGGTTATTTTTTGAATCACAACGAAAAAATGGCGAAGAGCCTGTGCGAAGCCTTGTTGAAAAATGAAAAGCGCTACGGCCATCAGGTTTGTCCTTGCCGCCTTTCGGCCGGCAGCCGCGAAGCTGACCTGGACGTAATTTGTCCGTGCGATTATCGCGATCCTGATCTCCTTCAATATGGCGTCTGTTACTGCGGCCTCTACGTCACTAAAAAAATCTTTAACGATAAAACGCCGACCAAACCGATTCCCGAGCGGCGCCCTAATAAAGAAATAAGATTACAAAATAAACAAAAATACATGGAAGAACAAAACCAACCCAAAAATATCAACAAATTGCCTTATCCCGTGATGCGTTGCTCAGTCTGCGGTTACATCTGCGCCCGCGACGAAGCCCCCGAAGTCTGCCCGATCTGCGGCGCTTCTCACGACCGGTTCCAAAGATTCATTTAA